In a single window of the Dysgonomonas mossii genome:
- a CDS encoding 1-deoxy-D-xylulose-5-phosphate reductoisomerase gives MKRNIAILGSTGSIGTQALDVIREHKDEFEIYALTANNNADLLIAQAREFMPEVVVIANEEKYAYVKDALSDLPLKVWCGCDAIAQVVESEPINMVLTAMVGYSGLKPTINAIKAKKAIALANKETLVVAGELITNLAIENKVPILPVDSEHSAIFQCLNGENSQIEKILLTASGGPFRKHSKEQLQSVTKKEALKHPNWDMGAKVTIDSASLMNKGLEMIEAKWLFGVEPDQIEVVVHPQSIIHSMVQFEDASIIAQLGLPDMHLPIQYALAYPKRLKSNFERLDFFKLQTMTFEKPDTDRFRNLAFAFEAARLKGNMACIMNAANEIAVEAFLHDKVGFLEMSDVIEKTMQKVCFVDTPTYDDYVQTDTEARYIAKEFIK, from the coding sequence ATGAAACGAAATATTGCAATACTTGGCTCTACCGGCTCTATAGGAACACAGGCTCTTGATGTGATCAGGGAACACAAAGACGAGTTTGAGATATATGCACTTACAGCCAATAATAATGCAGATTTACTAATTGCGCAGGCTCGGGAGTTTATGCCCGAGGTAGTAGTGATTGCCAATGAGGAAAAGTATGCGTATGTAAAAGATGCTTTATCTGATCTTCCTCTAAAGGTTTGGTGTGGATGTGATGCTATTGCACAAGTGGTAGAGAGCGAACCTATCAATATGGTTTTGACTGCTATGGTGGGCTATTCGGGCTTGAAACCTACGATAAATGCAATCAAAGCAAAAAAGGCGATTGCGCTTGCCAATAAAGAGACTCTTGTTGTAGCCGGAGAATTAATAACAAATCTGGCTATCGAAAATAAAGTGCCTATTCTCCCTGTCGATTCGGAGCATTCTGCGATATTTCAGTGCCTGAATGGGGAGAATTCTCAAATAGAAAAAATATTATTAACTGCTTCGGGTGGGCCATTTCGTAAACATTCGAAAGAGCAGCTGCAAAGCGTTACTAAAAAAGAAGCCCTAAAGCATCCCAACTGGGATATGGGTGCAAAGGTAACTATCGATTCAGCCTCGTTGATGAACAAAGGCTTGGAGATGATAGAAGCCAAATGGTTATTCGGTGTCGAACCCGACCAGATTGAAGTGGTGGTACATCCCCAATCAATCATCCATTCTATGGTGCAATTCGAAGATGCTTCTATTATCGCTCAGCTGGGCTTGCCGGATATGCATCTTCCGATACAATATGCACTTGCTTATCCCAAACGGTTAAAATCGAATTTTGAAAGACTTGATTTCTTTAAGCTGCAAACAATGACTTTCGAAAAACCCGACACAGACAGATTCCGTAATCTGGCTTTTGCTTTTGAGGCGGCAAGGCTCAAAGGAAATATGGCATGTATAATGAATGCTGCGAATGAGATCGCTGTTGAGGCGTTTTTACACGACAAAGTCGGCTTTTTGGAAATGAGCGACGTGATAGAAAAAACAATGCAGAAGGTATGCTTTGTAGATACACCAACGTATGACGACTATGTGCAAACAGACACAGAGGCTCGCTATATAGCAAAAGAGTTTATCAAATAA
- the rseP gene encoding RIP metalloprotease RseP: METILIKALQLILSLSILVVIHEFGHFLFARLFKIRVEKFYLFFNPWFSLFKFKPKNSDTEYGIGWLPLGGYVKISGMIDESMDKEQMAQPAQPWEFRSKPAWQRLLVMVGGVLFNFILAIIIYGIILFSWGDSYIPVKSVKNGMTFSQTAKELGGYQERDIILSIDGKDMNNRSGVLNMNTFMQFLDAKQVVVEREGKQVTLTMPEKFAENVIGAEDLQPPYYYWTSTRLDTVSDAAKAAGLQKGDSILSVNGNNVTSWMQLSGEISKKENKGKHIAITYMRDSLTATVKVLVNDENKIGIGGVSPIYEVKTDKFSFLKAIPSGAVLGVETLKGYVAQMRFVFSSKGVQNLSGFAGIGNLFPPAWDWHAFWSMTAFLSIVLAFMNILPIPALDGGHIMFLLYEVITRRQPNEKFMERAQMVGMIFLLLLLVVANGNDIIRIFFK, from the coding sequence ATGGAAACTATTTTAATTAAGGCGTTACAACTAATATTAAGTTTATCTATACTTGTTGTTATACACGAGTTCGGGCACTTTCTTTTTGCCCGCCTTTTCAAAATAAGAGTCGAAAAGTTCTATCTTTTCTTCAATCCATGGTTCTCGCTGTTTAAATTTAAACCCAAAAACAGTGATACAGAGTATGGTATCGGTTGGTTGCCCCTAGGTGGCTATGTGAAGATATCGGGAATGATAGATGAGTCTATGGACAAGGAACAGATGGCGCAGCCTGCACAGCCTTGGGAATTTCGTTCCAAACCGGCATGGCAGAGACTATTGGTGATGGTTGGCGGAGTGCTGTTTAACTTTATATTAGCAATAATCATATATGGAATAATCCTATTTTCGTGGGGAGACTCTTACATCCCTGTAAAGTCGGTGAAAAATGGTATGACATTTTCTCAGACGGCAAAAGAATTGGGTGGATATCAAGAACGTGATATCATTCTTAGCATAGATGGTAAGGATATGAACAACCGCAGTGGCGTGTTGAACATGAATACCTTTATGCAGTTCCTTGATGCGAAGCAGGTTGTTGTAGAACGCGAAGGCAAACAGGTGACTTTGACCATGCCCGAAAAATTTGCAGAAAATGTTATTGGTGCTGAAGACCTGCAACCGCCATATTATTATTGGACATCAACACGTCTGGATACAGTGTCTGATGCTGCTAAAGCGGCCGGTTTACAAAAAGGAGATAGTATTCTTTCTGTAAACGGAAATAATGTGACATCTTGGATGCAGCTTTCTGGAGAAATCTCTAAAAAAGAAAATAAAGGAAAACATATAGCAATCACTTATATGCGAGACTCACTAACCGCAACAGTGAAAGTCTTGGTAAACGATGAAAATAAAATAGGGATAGGTGGTGTAAGTCCTATATACGAAGTTAAAACAGATAAGTTTAGTTTCTTGAAAGCCATACCATCAGGTGCGGTTCTTGGTGTGGAAACGCTGAAAGGCTACGTTGCTCAGATGCGTTTTGTGTTTTCTTCTAAAGGGGTACAAAATCTGAGTGGCTTTGCCGGAATTGGTAACCTTTTCCCACCTGCTTGGGACTGGCATGCTTTCTGGTCGATGACTGCGTTTCTATCTATCGTTCTTGCATTTATGAATATATTGCCTATTCCTGCTCTGGATGGCGGCCATATCATGTTCTTGTTGTACGAAGTCATTACAAGACGGCAACCGAACGAAAAGTTTATGGAAAGAGCCCAAATGGTAGGTATGATTTTCTTATTGCTCTTGCTTGTGGTGGCAAATGGAAATGATATAATCAGAATCTTTTTCAAGTAA
- a CDS encoding methylenetetrahydrofolate reductase, with amino-acid sequence MTITELINKSDKTAFSFEILPPLKGNNVEKVYNIIDKLIEFDPQYINITTHHSEYLDQQMPDGTVKRVNIRKRPGSVAIAASIQHKYNVTAVPHMICKGFSQEETEYALIDLNFLHVQNLLLLRGDTKRLAPEQIYPNRNEYATDLQLQVNNFNEGIAADGSLFEKNATPFSYGMACYPEVHEDAVSAESDIFYMKQKADNGAEYFVTQMFFDNQKYFSFVEKCREAGITQPIIPGVKPIVLMSQLEVLPRIFRSSIPEELAVELRKCKTDDDAKEVGIEWGIKQSKELIEYGVPSIHFYSLLATESVRRIAKEIY; translated from the coding sequence ATGACTATTACAGAATTAATCAATAAAAGTGATAAAACTGCTTTCTCTTTCGAAATTCTTCCTCCATTGAAGGGGAACAATGTAGAGAAAGTATATAATATAATAGATAAGCTAATTGAGTTTGATCCTCAGTATATAAATATAACAACTCACCATAGCGAGTACCTCGATCAGCAAATGCCCGATGGAACAGTAAAAAGGGTGAATATACGCAAGCGTCCCGGTTCTGTGGCTATTGCAGCTTCTATTCAGCACAAATACAATGTGACGGCTGTTCCGCACATGATATGCAAAGGGTTCTCTCAGGAGGAAACCGAATATGCGCTTATCGATCTCAACTTTTTGCATGTTCAAAATTTGCTGTTGCTTAGAGGTGATACAAAACGACTTGCACCTGAGCAGATATATCCAAACCGGAATGAATATGCAACAGACCTTCAGCTACAGGTGAATAACTTCAATGAAGGTATTGCGGCAGATGGAAGTTTATTCGAAAAAAATGCAACTCCTTTTTCTTACGGGATGGCATGCTACCCGGAGGTTCATGAAGATGCTGTTAGTGCGGAGTCCGATATTTTCTATATGAAGCAAAAAGCAGACAATGGTGCAGAATATTTTGTAACTCAAATGTTTTTTGACAATCAGAAATATTTCTCATTCGTAGAAAAGTGTAGAGAAGCAGGAATTACGCAGCCTATCATACCGGGTGTAAAACCTATTGTTTTGATGAGCCAGTTGGAAGTATTACCAAGAATATTCCGTTCGAGCATACCCGAGGAGTTAGCAGTTGAACTAAGAAAGTGTAAGACCGATGACGACGCAAAAGAAGTTGGAATAGAATGGGGTATTAAGCAGTCTAAGGAGCTTATTGAATATGGGGTTCCTAGTATACACTTTTATTCTTTGCTTGCAACGGAGAGTGTAAGACGTATTGCTAAAGAGATTTACTAG
- the holB gene encoding DNA polymerase III subunit delta' yields the protein MFFKDIVGQSEVKERLVTSARKGLIPHAQLFCGPEGVGKFPLALAYAQYLNCENPRDNDSCGKCASCVKYAHLTHPDLHFVFPIVKKAAKKKEVCDDYIADWREFVKQHNYYFNLTQWLDHIDAENSQGLIYAKESEEILRKLSLRIYEAKYKIMIIWLPEKMHESCANKLLKIIEEPTDNTIFLLVSDTPDNIITTIQSRCQRINVHGVAESDIVQALESEYNILPDDATTVAHLSKGSYLKAVETISLNEEHKFFFNLFVQMMRASYARNIKEIKTIGNELAAIGRENQKSFLIYSQRMVREYFVSNLHQPEITYLAQDEANFGIRFAPFINERNIVGFMDELALAERHIEQNVNAKMVFFDLCLKITMLIKQ from the coding sequence ATGTTTTTTAAAGATATTGTAGGGCAGAGTGAAGTAAAAGAGAGGCTTGTTACATCGGCAAGGAAGGGGCTTATACCCCATGCTCAGCTTTTTTGCGGGCCAGAGGGAGTCGGTAAATTCCCTTTAGCATTGGCTTACGCCCAATATCTTAACTGTGAAAATCCGAGGGATAACGATTCGTGCGGAAAATGTGCATCTTGTGTCAAATATGCTCATTTGACTCATCCCGATCTTCACTTTGTTTTCCCTATCGTAAAGAAAGCAGCGAAGAAAAAAGAGGTTTGTGATGATTATATAGCCGATTGGAGAGAATTTGTAAAGCAACACAACTATTATTTTAACCTTACCCAGTGGTTAGATCATATCGATGCCGAAAACTCTCAAGGGCTTATTTATGCGAAGGAAAGCGAGGAGATTCTGCGTAAGCTGAGCCTTCGTATATATGAAGCTAAATATAAGATAATGATTATCTGGCTTCCCGAAAAAATGCATGAGTCTTGTGCAAATAAGTTGCTGAAGATTATAGAAGAACCGACAGATAATACTATATTTCTGCTTGTATCCGATACGCCGGATAATATTATAACAACTATTCAGTCTCGTTGTCAGCGTATCAATGTGCATGGCGTAGCCGAAAGTGATATTGTGCAGGCTCTCGAATCTGAATATAATATTTTGCCTGATGATGCAACTACTGTTGCACATTTATCGAAAGGTAGTTACCTGAAGGCTGTGGAAACGATCAGCCTGAACGAAGAACATAAGTTTTTTTTCAATCTGTTTGTGCAGATGATGAGAGCTTCTTATGCTCGTAACATAAAGGAAATAAAGACTATCGGTAATGAATTGGCAGCAATAGGACGCGAGAATCAAAAAAGCTTCCTGATATATAGTCAGCGCATGGTTCGCGAATATTTTGTAAGTAACTTGCATCAGCCCGAAATTACCTATTTAGCTCAGGATGAGGCTAATTTCGGAATACGCTTTGCGCCGTTTATCAATGAACGTAATATTGTAGGTTTTATGGATGAACTGGCTCTGGCTGAAAGACATATAGAACAAAATGTAAACGCCAAGATGGTGTTTTTCGATCTTTGTCTGAAAATAACAATGCTGATTAAACAATAA
- a CDS encoding PSP1 domain-containing protein, which translates to MDSNQNTFNPAMDCQGTCKTPIGCTCARANRKALVTVATSESQKQAVTKTCGCQSGGGCGCQSGGGCGCQSGGGCQSKKGGCCSGTNKLEVYNWLEDLPEIPGESQMVEVQFKNTRKGYYLNSNNIELFRGDIVAVEATPGHDIGEVTLTGKLVKLQMLKNNYRGETKRIYRIAKQNDIEKWEDAKSKEHKTMLRSREIAEELNLAMKISDVEYQGDGNKAIFYYIADERVDFRQLIKVYASEFRVKIEMKQIGARQEAGRVGGIGPCGRELCCSSSMSNFISVSTSAARLQDIPLNPQKLAGQCGKLKCCLNFEVDTYVEAQRKLPSREVILETKDSSYYHFKTDILSGTMTYSTDKNFAANLISLPKDRVFDVIRMNKRGDRPLHLAMESQEQTEKPTSHDILQENINRFDDNGNGNNRNNKKKKFVKNNKGENPKPGNVQPANNQPNSKPQINKVQGGNNNRPQQQAEANSQGNPNPNQNSNPNPNRNKNKNRHNRNRSNRNGNSEQKKPEA; encoded by the coding sequence ATGGATTCAAATCAAAATACATTTAATCCTGCCATGGACTGTCAGGGCACTTGCAAAACACCGATAGGGTGTACTTGTGCCAGGGCAAACCGAAAGGCACTTGTTACAGTCGCTACTAGCGAATCGCAGAAGCAGGCGGTAACTAAAACGTGTGGTTGTCAATCCGGTGGAGGTTGCGGCTGTCAGTCGGGAGGCGGCTGTGGTTGCCAATCGGGAGGCGGTTGTCAGTCTAAAAAAGGCGGATGTTGCAGCGGTACTAATAAATTGGAAGTTTACAATTGGCTTGAAGATCTTCCGGAGATACCGGGCGAATCGCAGATGGTTGAGGTTCAATTTAAAAATACACGTAAAGGCTATTATCTCAACAGTAATAATATAGAACTATTCAGAGGAGATATCGTTGCTGTAGAAGCCACACCGGGACACGATATTGGAGAAGTAACGCTTACAGGCAAACTGGTGAAACTTCAAATGCTAAAGAATAACTATCGTGGAGAGACTAAGCGCATTTATCGTATAGCTAAACAAAACGATATTGAGAAATGGGAAGACGCTAAATCGAAAGAACATAAAACGATGCTTCGTTCGAGAGAGATAGCCGAAGAACTTAATCTTGCGATGAAGATCAGTGATGTCGAATATCAAGGAGATGGGAACAAGGCTATTTTTTATTATATAGCAGACGAGCGTGTGGACTTTCGTCAGTTGATAAAAGTATATGCTTCCGAGTTTCGCGTGAAAATAGAAATGAAGCAGATCGGAGCACGTCAGGAAGCCGGTAGAGTGGGTGGCATTGGCCCTTGTGGGCGAGAACTTTGTTGTTCTAGTTCGATGTCTAACTTTATCTCGGTGTCTACATCTGCCGCTCGATTACAAGATATTCCGCTAAATCCTCAGAAATTGGCGGGGCAATGTGGTAAACTCAAATGTTGTCTCAATTTTGAGGTAGACACTTACGTGGAGGCTCAACGAAAATTGCCATCACGCGAAGTAATCCTTGAGACAAAAGATTCGTCTTATTATCATTTCAAGACCGACATACTTTCGGGGACAATGACCTATTCCACAGATAAGAATTTTGCGGCGAACCTTATCTCTTTACCTAAAGACAGGGTTTTTGATGTGATAAGGATGAATAAGAGAGGAGACAGACCTCTGCATTTAGCTATGGAATCTCAAGAGCAAACCGAGAAACCGACCTCACATGATATATTGCAAGAAAATATCAATCGTTTTGATGATAATGGAAATGGCAATAACCGTAATAATAAGAAAAAGAAGTTTGTAAAAAACAATAAAGGGGAAAATCCTAAACCGGGAAATGTGCAGCCGGCCAATAATCAGCCGAATAGTAAGCCTCAAATAAATAAAGTTCAGGGAGGAAATAATAACAGGCCGCAACAACAAGCTGAAGCCAATTCTCAGGGTAATCCCAATCCGAATCAAAATTCGAATCCGAACCCGAATCGGAATAAAAATAAAAACAGACATAACAGAAACAGATCAAACCGCAATGGAAATTCGGAACAGAAGAAGCCTGAAGCATAA
- a CDS encoding gliding motility lipoprotein GldH — MEIRNRRSLKHKVFFALCVMLLTLINISCDKQEIYYHFHELKDEAWAQNDTLVFDIDSTLFELNRPYDLTIEVTNSVSYPYQNIWFFVQSNIDTDSLFVDTSKEFLLADKLGKWQGSGFGTLYQSSLPFGEITFKEKRNYRIKIEHGMRDQTLSGIEKVGIKISKP; from the coding sequence ATGGAAATTCGGAACAGAAGAAGCCTGAAGCATAAAGTTTTTTTTGCGTTATGTGTTATGTTGCTAACCCTTATAAATATCTCCTGTGACAAGCAGGAGATATACTATCATTTTCATGAACTGAAGGATGAGGCATGGGCACAAAACGATACGCTTGTGTTTGATATAGATTCTACGCTTTTCGAACTGAATAGACCTTATGATCTTACAATAGAGGTTACCAATAGCGTGAGTTATCCTTATCAGAATATCTGGTTTTTTGTTCAGTCAAATATCGATACAGACTCTCTATTCGTTGATACATCTAAAGAATTTCTGCTGGCTGATAAACTTGGTAAATGGCAGGGATCAGGATTTGGTACATTGTATCAATCTTCTCTCCCTTTCGGAGAAATTACCTTTAAGGAAAAGCGAAACTACCGTATCAAGATAGAGCACGGTATGCGAGATCAGACCTTGAGCGGTATAGAGAAAGTAGGCATTAAGATATCTAAGCCTTAA
- a CDS encoding ribonuclease HII codes for MLELSLYPDLVEAGCDEAGRGCLAGAVFAAAVILPKGFICEKLNDSKQLTEKERYALRPLIEEQALAWAIGIVDQKEIDEINILNASFLAMQRAVANLKTRPQHLLIDGNRFRKYEDIPHTCVVKGDGKLLPIAAASVLAKTYRDDYMLNLHREYPLYDWDHNKGYPTKKHREAIDKHGVTPYHRLTFNLIDKQLKLDF; via the coding sequence ATGTTAGAACTATCATTATATCCCGACCTAGTAGAAGCAGGATGTGACGAAGCCGGAAGAGGCTGTCTGGCGGGAGCTGTATTTGCAGCGGCTGTTATATTACCCAAAGGTTTTATCTGCGAAAAGCTGAACGACTCAAAACAACTGACCGAAAAAGAAAGGTATGCATTACGTCCACTTATCGAAGAGCAGGCTCTGGCTTGGGCTATAGGCATTGTGGATCAAAAGGAGATAGATGAGATCAACATACTGAATGCTTCGTTTCTTGCTATGCAACGAGCTGTAGCAAACCTAAAGACTCGTCCACAACATTTATTAATTGACGGTAATCGCTTCCGCAAATACGAAGACATACCACACACGTGTGTTGTAAAAGGAGATGGCAAACTATTGCCTATTGCTGCGGCATCGGTATTAGCTAAAACATACAGGGACGACTACATGCTCAATTTACACAGAGAGTATCCGCTATATGATTGGGATCACAACAAAGGATATCCGACAAAAAAGCATCGTGAGGCAATAGACAAACATGGTGTCACACCTTATCACAGGCTAACATTCAATTTAATAGACAAGCAGTTGAAGTTAGACTTCTGA